GCGGGTCAGGTATTCGTTGGCCGAGTAGACCCCGATGAGGCTCTCGCCGGGGATGTCCATGAACCGGGGCAGGCCAGCGCCCACCCCGATGAACACCGCGTCGAAGCCCTGGTCCAGGAGTTCGCGCACCAGAATGGTCTTGCCGCCCACCCAGTTGGTCTTGAACTCCACGTCCAGCGCGCGCATGGCGTCCACCTCGCGGCGCACCACGTCCTTGGGCAGCCGGAACTCCGGGATGCCGTAGATGAGCACGCCGCCCAGCTCGTGCAGGGCCTCGTAGACCGTGACCTTCACGCCCAGGGCGGAGAGATAGCCCGCCACGGTCAGGCTGGAGGGGCCGGAGCCGATGCAGGCCACGCGTATCTCCCGGGGCAGCGCGCAGGTGGTCTCGCCGGTGAGCTGCATGCAGCCGTTCTCGGCGGCGAAGGAGTCGGCCACGTAGCGCTCCAGGCGGCCGATGGCCACGGGCTCGCCCTTCTTGCCCAAAATGCAGGAACCCTCGCACTGGACTTCCTGGGGGCAGACGCGGCCGCAGACGGCTGGCAGGGAGTTAGTCTGGCGCAGAACCCGGTAGGCCCCGTCGCGATCGCCCGCCCGCAGCCGGGCGATGAAGCCCGGGATGTCGATCTCCACGGGGCAGCCCTTGCGGCAGAGCGGGGTCTTGCATTGCAGGCAGCGGGACGCCTCCAGGGCGGCCAGCTCGGCCGTGTAGCCCAGGGTCACTTCCAGAAAGTTCCGGGCCCGCACGAACGGCGGCTGCTCGGGCATGGGCGTGCGCGGGGTCTTGGGCTTCTTGGGGGTCTTGGTCTTCTCGTTCATGAGCGGGCCTTGAATTGGTCGAAGGACTGTTTCTCCTCGCAGCGGAACTGACCGAGGCGCATCCGCAGCTCCTGGAAGTCCACGGCGTGGCCGTCGAACTCCGGGCCGTCCACGCAGGCGAAGCGCACGTGGCCGTCCACCGTGCAGCGGCAGGCGCCGCACATGCCGATGCCGTCCACCATGATGGAGTTCAGGCTCACCGTGGTCTTGACCCCGAAGGGCTTGGTGACCTTGGCCACGGCCTCCATCATGGGCACCGGGCCGATGGCCACGACCTCCTCGATGTCCTTGTCCTCCTCCAGGCGCTTCTGGAGAACCTCGGTGACGAAGCCCTTGTGGCCCCGGCTGCCGTCGTCCGTGGCGATGAGCACCTCGGGGCAGAAGGAGCCGAGTTCGTCGCAGAACAGGAGCAGATCCTTGTTGCGGGCGCCGATGACCGCCACCACCCGGTTGCCCGCCTCGTGGTGGCCCTTGGCGATGTGGTGCATGGCCGCGATGCCCGTGCCGCCGCCCACGCAGATCACGGCCTTGCGCTTCTCGATGTGCGTGGGCCGTCCCAGGGGGCCGCAGACGTCCAGGATGTTCTGGCCTTCCTGAAGGGTGGCCAGCAGGGCCGTGGACTTGCCGACCACGAGAAAGACGATGGTGATGGTCCCGGCGGCCGGGTCGCGGTCCGCGATGGTCAGCGGAATCCGTTCGCCGTGGTCGTTGACGCGCAGGATGACGAAGTTTCCGGGCCGGGCCTTTGCGGCGATCATGGGCGCGTCCACGACCATGAGCACGGTCTGTCCCGGAATGAGATCCTTCCTCTTGACGATGCGGTAGGGCATGCGGCTCCCCTCGTTTGGCTGAACTGCCCGGCCGAACGCGGCTCGGGGTGCGGAAAGATACTCCCGCCGCCGGGCTCTTGTCAAAAAGCCGAAAGGCCTTTATAAACAACAGGTACAGGATCGCCATGATCCCCGAAAAGCCAACTCCCACGGATGGGAGGCGGAAAACCACGGGTCCTTCAGGAATGAGCGCGACGGTTTCGTCGCGGGGACGGCCGGGCTGCCGAGAGAGGCGCGTCCGGCCTTTTTTGCGTCCTGAGGCCAACGAGAAGGAGCAACCCGTGACCCCAGCAGTCGGCGGCGCCGCCGGCCAGGCCCTGCGTCAGTATCAGGCCGTCGAACGACGGGACTCCGTCCTGTCCGACGCCCTGCGCGGCGCCACGATCACGGCCCGTTCGCTGGGATTTTCCCTGGGTTCCCTGGGGGTTTCCTACGAGTCCGCCGACGTCTCCCTGCAGAGTGCCCCCGATCCGGGACAGACCCGTGCGCGACGCGCCTTCCAGGGAGCCATGGAGGCCGACGGACTGTACGAGGCCCTGCTCGTCCAAGGGGGAATCACGGAGACCACGCCCGGCAGCCGGAGCGGCCCCTCGCTCCGCCGCCAGGGCTTGGCCGCCTATGCCGCCCAGGCCTCCGACGGAACGTCGGCCGGTGTCTCCATGCTCAGCGTCGTGGTTTGAGCGAGCGGTGTTTCCGAGGAGGAACACATGTAATTTTCTTCATGCCGTCAGCGTCCCTGTGCCAGAAGGCCACCTTCGGATCCCTCGGGAGGGGAGACGATGGAGGCTGCCATGCATTGATCCCTTCCCGCGGCCAGGGGCCGCGCCCCCAACGTCCCTTTCGGCGATTCCTTGAATTGCATCCTGACGACCCTCCGCGCTCCTCCCGCGCGGGGGCAGCAGAAGGAAACGTGCATGGCGCTCTCAAGCATCTGCGGCGGAAGCGAGATCACGAGCCTGCTCTCACTCGCCCAATCCGCCCACATGGACAAATCGGACGCCGACCAGGCGGGCCGGTTGTTCAAGGAAAAGGACACGGACGGCAGCGGCGGCTTGTCCATCGACGAAATGCGTTGCAGCCAGGAGATGTTCGACCGCTTCGACACCAACAAGGACGGCGTGGTCTCTCCGGCGGAGTTCCAGGAGGGACTCAAGCAGCAGCGCAAGGAGGCCGCGGGGCAGGCCGCCGAGGGCGAGATGAACCGCAACGCCTTCCTGGGCCGCATCCAGAGCGGCATGGGCCAGAACGGCGACGGCCCCGAGGCCCGGATGGCCTCCGACATGCTGGACCAGTACGACAGCGACGGCGACGCCTCCCTCTCCGCCGAAGAGACGGGCCTGAGCGCTGAAGAATTGGCGGCCTACGACACCGACGGCGACGGCCTGCTCTCCTCCAGCGAGATCCAGGCCGGACTCAAGGCCGACCACGAGACCATGATGGAGCAGGGCGACAACGACCTGGCCCAGCGCATCATGGGCGAACTGGACGCCGACGACGACGGCTCCCTGAGCACCGGCGAACTGGGCTCCGACACCTCCATCTCGGCCTTCGACACCAACGGCGACGGCCAGGTGAGCGCGGAGGAGCTGGTGGCCGGGCTCAAGAGCCGGCGCGAGGAGATGGCCGCCCAGATGGGCGCGCCCACCCAGACCGCCGATTCCGGAGAAACCACCACGGCTTCGACCGACGCGGCATCCGGCTCCGGCGGCTCCGGCGGTTCGTCCTCCTCGTCCACGGACGAGATGGACACCAACGGCGACGGAACGGTCAGCATGGAGGAGTTCCTGGCCTGGATGGAGAAGCACGGCAACGCCCAGGCGGGCGGGTCCGCCTCGCTGTCCGGCAACCTCTTCCTGAAGGCCCTCTCAGCCTACAAGGAGCAGGCCGACTCGACCATATACTCCATCTTCGGGGACACCATCGGCAGCGGGCTGGCAGCCACGGCCTGAACATCGCCGCGAAACACGGGGGGCTTCGGCCCCCTTTTTTTCGTTCTCTATTGAGAGCGAAAATCGTTTTCATTGACACTTCCCGAACCGAGTCTTATCCAGACACGATGGACACGACGCAAAAACAACACGCCCGCGTCACGGGAATGCATTGCGCGGCCTGCTCGGCCCGCGTGGAGCGGGGGGTCGCCGCCCTGCCCGGCGTGGCCTCGGCCCAGGTCAACCTGGCCGCCGAGAGCCTGGATGTGAGCTGGGATCCCGCCGCGCTTCGGCCCGAGGACATCAAGGCCGCCGTGGAGGACATGGGCTACGGGCTGGAATTCGCCCCGTCCGAGAGCCGCCTCGACCTGCGGGTCACGGGTATGCACTGCGCGGCCTGTTCGGCCCGCGTGGAGCGGACCGTGGCCGCCCTGCCGGGCGTGACCTCGGCCCAGGTCAATCTCGCAGCCGAAACCGCGGGCATCCTCTACGATCCGGCGTCCATCGGCCCTCGGGCCATCCGCGAGGCCATCCGCGAAGCGGGTTACGGCACGGAGGCCCTGGCCGGAACCTCGGACTTCGAGAAGCACCGCCAGGAAACCCTCGAACGGGTGCGCGCCCAGGGCCGGGCCCTGATTCCGGCCTTCGCCCTGGCCCTGCCCGTGTTCCTCCTCTCCATGGGCCACATGATGGGCCTGACGCTGCCCGCCTTCCTGGCCCCGGACAGCGCGCCCCTGACCTTCGCCCTGGTCCAGGCCGCGCTCACCGCGCCGGTGCTCTGGATCGGCCGCAACTTCTACCGCTTCGGCATCCCGGCCCTGCTCCGCCGGGCCCCGAACATGGACTCCCTGGTGGCCCTGGGCACCGGGGCGGCCTTTCTCTACAGCCTCTGGAACACCCTGGAGATCGCCCTGGGCCGCCACGAGCTGGCCCACGACCTCTATTTCGAGTCCGCGGCCGTGCTCGTCACGCTCATCTCCCTGGGCAAGTACCTGGAGGCCCGCTCCAAGCTGAAGACCACCGACGCGGTGCGCGCGCTCATGGACCTGGCCCCACGCACGGCCACCCTGCTGCGGGACGGCGCGCAGGTGGAAGTGCCGGTGGACGAGCTGGAGCCCGGCGACGAACTCGTGGTCAAGCCCGGCGAACGCATCCCCGTGGACGCCCGCATTCTCAAGGGCTCCACGCGCATCGACGAATCCATGCTCACCGGCGAGCCCCTGCCCGCGGCCCGGGCCGAGGGCGACGCCGTGGTGGGCGGCACCCTGAACACCACCGGCGCGCTCACCCTGCGCGCCGAGCGCGTGGGCCAGGACACCATGCTGGCCCGCATCGTGCGCCTCGTGCAGGAGGCCCAGGGCTCCAAGGCCCCCATCGCCAACCTGGCCGACCGCGTGTCCTACTATTTCGTGCCCGCGGTCATGGCCGTGGCCGCCCTGGCCTTCCTCGGCTGGCACCTCTCCGGGGCCGGATTCGATTTCTCCCTGCGCGTCTTCGTGGCCGTCATGGTCATCGCCTGCCCCTGCGCCATGGGCCTGGCCGTGCCCACCTCGATCATGGTCGGCACGGGCCGGGGCGCGCAGCTCGGCGTGCTCATCAAGAGCGGCGGGGCCTTGCAGAAGGCCGGGGAGATCACGGCCGTGGTCTTCGACAAGACCGGCACCCTGACCCACGGCAAGCCCGAACTCACGGACCTGGAAGTCCTGCCCGAGGCCGGCATTTCCGAGGCCGAGGCCCTGACCCTGGCGGGCTCGGCCGAAAGCCTCTCCGAGCACCCCCTGGCCAAGGCCGTGACCGCCTCGGCCCAGACGCGCGGCGCGGCCCTCTCCGAGCCGGAGTCCTTCGAGTCGGTCACGGGCCGGGGCGTGCGCGCCCGGGTGATGGGCCGCAGCCTCCTGCTGGGCAACCGCGCTCTGCTCACCGAGGCCGGGGTCGCTATCCCGCCGGAGATGGACTCTCTGTCAACGCGCTTTTCCGGGCAGGCCCGCACGGCCCTGCATCTGGCCGTGGATGGCCGGGCGGCCGCCGTGCTGGCCGTGGCCGACAAACTCAAGGACGAAGCCCCCGAGGTGGTGGCTCGGCTCAAGGCCCTGGGTTTCTCGGTGGTCATGCTCACCGGCGACGACGAAATCACGGCCCAAGCCGTGGCCCGCGAGGCCGGCATCGAAGAGGTGGTGGCCGGGGTCCTGCCCGACCGCAAGGCCGCCGAGATCGAGAAGCTGCAACAGCGGGGCCTGGTCACGGCCATGGCCGGAGACGGCATCAACGACGCCCCGGCCCTGGCCCGCGCGGATTTGGGAGTGGCCATGGGCTCGGGCATTGACGTCGCCGTGGAATCCGGCGACATTGTGCTCATGACCGGCGATCTGCGCGGCGTGCTCACCGCCCTGGGCCTGAGCCGGGCGACCCTGCGCAACATCCGCCAAAACCTGTTTTGGGCCTTCGCCTTCAACACCGTGGGCATCCCGGTGGCGGCCGGAGTCCTGCACGCCTTCGGCGGTCCCACGCTCTCGCCCATGATCGCGGGCACGGCCATGGCGCTCAGTTCGGTTTTCGTGGTCAGCAACGCCCTGCGGCTGCGGTTTTTCCGCCCCGGGGACCAATAGGAGGATGCACGCATGGCAGAGAAGAAGATCGTGGTCAAAGGCATGAGCTGCGGCCATTGCGCCGGGGCCGTGACCAAAACCCTGGAAACCACCGAGGGCATCAGGAATGTGAAGGTGAACCTGGCCACCGGTGAAGTGACCTACGAAGAGGTCAATCCCGTGGACGCGGCCACCATCAGCGCGAAGATCAAGAAGGCCGGGTACGAGGTCGCCGGCTGAGCAAAGTCAACGGATATCAATGGACCATTGACGGGGGCGCCGAGGCGCCCCCGTCGCTTTTTGTCGACCACGTTCCAGTTTTTGTTGCGTACAGTCGCCTGATCCCGCTATTCTCCATTTCATGGAAAACTCATCCCCCCAGCGACTCTGGCACCGTCTTGAGGCCAATGAAACCCTCACGGCATTGGACAGTTCCATCGAGGGCCTGACCCCACAGGAAGCCGAGGCCCGGCTCGGCGCATACGGACCAAACATCCTCGCCGAGCAGGACGGAATCAACTATGCCGCCATCCTGCTCGGACAAGTCGCGAATCCCCTCATCTTCATCCTGCTGATCGCCGCCGGAGTGACCGCCGCCATGGGGGAAGTCATCGATTCCGGCGTGATCATCGCCATCCTGGTCATCAACGGGCTCATCGGATTCTTCCAGGAGATCCGCGCGGAACAAAGCGTGCGGGCGTTGCGGCGCATGGTCAATCCCCGCGTGCATGTGGTCCGCGGGGGCCGTGAGATGGAGATCGACGGCTCCCTCCTCGTGCCTGGAGATGTAGTGCTCCTTGTTTCCGGGGTGCTCGTCCCGGCGGATCTTCGCCTGCTGCAGACCGTCGAGCTGCGCGTGGACGAATCCATGCTGACCGGGGAATCGCTCCCGGCGGAAAAGAACCCTGAACGGCTGGAGGAGGAGAACCTGCCTCCGGGCGATCAGCGGAACATGGCCTTCATGGGCACTATCGTCAGCGGGGGAAGGGCCCGAGGCCTCGTCGTGCGCACGGGAGCGTCGACGGTTCTCGGAGGCATCGCGGGGGATATCCGCGGCATCGGCACCGTGCGGGCTCCCATCCAGGAGAAGATCGCGCGCTTCGGCCACCTCATCGGCTATGTGGTCATGGCGGCCTCGGCACTGCTGTTCATGCTGGGGATCGGCGTGGGCGAATCCCTGCGCGACATGTTCATGACCGCCGTCGCCGCGGCCGTGGCGGCCGTGCCCGAAGGCCTGCCCATCGTCGTCACCGTCGCCCTGGCCGTGGGCGTCGGACGCATGGCCCGGGCCAAGGCCATCGTGCGCAAGCTCCCCGCCGTCGAAACCCTCGGCAGCGCCACGGTGATCTGCACGGACAAGACCGGCACGCTCACTATGAACGAAATGACCGTCCGGAAAATATTCGACGGAAGCCGCCACTGGGTCGCGGAGGGCACCGGATACGATCCGGCGGGCGCGCTTCAATTTGAAAGCGGGCCGGACTCCGACCGGGAGGATCTCCTGCGCCTCCTGCGCGTCGGCCTGCTGTGCAACGAATCATCCCTGATCATGGAGGACGATCGCTACACGATCCGGGGCGACCCGACCGAAGGGGCGCTCATCGTCTCCGCGCTCAAGGCAGGCCTCTCCCTGGACGGCGAGCAGACGGCTCACCCCCAACTGGCGCTGCTGCCCTTCGAGTCCGAACGAGGATACATGGCGACCCTGCATCTGCAGGGGAACCGGAAGACGCTTTTCGTCAAAGGCGGGCTCGACCGACTCATGGACCTTTGTCCGGAATGCTCACGGGCGGGCTCGCTCCGCGGGACGCTGACGCGCATCGCCGGGGAGTTCGCCCGGGAAGGATTGCGCGTTTTGGCCTTCGCCGTGAAGGACATGCCCCCGGAGACCCTGACGGTGACGGAGAAGGATGTCACCGGCGGCATGACCTTTCTCGGGCTCCAGGGCATGATCGATCCGCCCCGCCCCGAAGCCCTGGAGGCTGTTTCCGGCTGCCTGCGTTCGGGCATACGCGTCCTGATGATCACCGGCGACCACGCGGACACGGCCCTGGCCGTGGCCCGGCAGCTGGGCATCGCCCGCGAGGGGGACCAGGCGCTCACGGGCCGGGAGCTGGCGGTCATGGCCGACGACGAACTGATCCTCCGCCTGAACGATACGGCGGTATTCGCCCGCATCGCTCCGGAACACAAGCTCCGGATAGTGGAACGACTCAAGGCCAGGGGCGAGATCGTCGCCGTGACCGGAGACGGAGTCAACGACGCCCCGGCCCTCAAGGCCGCCCACATCGGCATCGCCATGGGACGGACGGGAACGGACGTGGCCAAGGAGGCCGCCGACATGATCCTGGCCGACGACAACTTCGCCTCCATCTACCGCGCCGTGGGCGAGGGACGGGTAGTCTTCGACAATCTGCGCAAGGCCGTCTTCTTCCTGATACCGACGGGCATCGCGGCCATATGGTCGATCCTGGTCACGGTGCTGCTCGGCATCCCGATGCCCTACCTCCCGGCCCAGATTCTCTGGATCAACCTGGTGACGAACGGCCTGCAGGATGTTTCCCTGGCCTTCGAGCCCGGCGACCCCGACGCGCTGAACCGCCCCCCGAGACCTCCCAGGGAGCCGGTGATGAGTTCCCTGCTCTGGCAACGCACCGTGCTGGTGAGCATCGTCATCTCGGTGGGCGTGATCCTCGTCTATCTCGGCGCTCGGGCCGCCGGAGCGGAACTGGACAGGGCCAGGACCCTGGCCATGACCACCATGGTCTTCTTCCAGTTCTTCCAGGCGTGGAACTCGCGTTCCGAGACCCGTTCGGTATTCTCCATTCCGGCCTTCTCCAATCCACTGCTCTTCGGCAGCATGGTTCTCGCGACCCTGGCCCAGATCGCCGCGGTATACGCCCCGCCGCTGCAATGGGTCTTCCGGACCACTCCTCTCTCGCTGCCGGACTGGATGCTTGTCCTGGCAGTCAGCGCCAGCGTGATATTCGTGGTGGAAATCGACAAGGCGCTTCGGCGCAGATACGGCATCATGAAAAGCAGTTAGGGGGAGGTGGTTCGGATGCGCTCTGCGCGACCCGGCAACCGCGACCGGCGGCGCCAGAGCCGTATCGCCCGTTCAAGACGCAGACGGCCATACGGCAGAGAGCGAGGCCTCGGTTCCGGCGTTTTTCCAACCGAAATCCGGTCCGCCAGGTCGCCTCACACCCCTACCGATCCCCGCAAAAAAACTATAAGGTGGCTGCGGATTGCATCGCCGTCCGCCCTTGCAGCCCGGAAACCATGCACAAAAAAGGAACCCCGATGCCCAGGTACGATCTGGTCCGCAGCGTCCGCGCGGCGGGTTGAGCCGCCAAGATTCCTCCCGGGGATCTGGAGGAAGCGCTCGCCGGGCTGTCCAAGAGCCCTGACCCACGCATCCTCGCCGGAGCAGGAGGAGAGCATGAGGACGCCTGCGTCCTTTCGTTCCCGCCGGGCAAGGCCCTGGTCCAGACCGTGGACTTCCTCACGCCCCTGGTGAACGATCCCTACGAATTCGGCCGCATCGCGGCGGCCAACTCCCTCTCCGACGTCTACGCCATGGGCGGCGAACCATGGTCGGCCATGAACATCGTCTGCTTCCCCCAGGGCAAGATGCCCTCCTGGGTGCTCCAGGACATCCTGCGCGGCGGCCGCGACGCGGTGCTGGAGGCCGGGGCGGCCCCGGCCGGAGGCCACAGCGTGACCGACGACGAACTGAAATTCGGTCTGGCCGTGTCCGGCGTCGTGGATCCCGGGCGTGTGGCGGTCAAGGGCGGCCTGCGGCCCGGCGACCTGCTCGTCCTGACAAAGCCCCTGGGCATCGGCGTGCTGGCCACGGCGGTCAAGGCCGACTGGCAGGGCTGCGCCGAATTCGAACGGACCATCGTGCGCTGGTGCTCCCGGCTGAACGCGGCCGGGGCCCGGGTCATCCGAGAGCTGGGGCTCGTCGCGGCCACGGACGTCACCGGCTTCGGCCTGGGCGGGCACGCCCTGGAGATGGCCCGCTCCTCGCGCCTAGCCGTGGAGTTGCGCGTGGCCGACGCCCCCTTCCTGGACCACGTGCGGGAACTGGCGGGCATGGGCCTCATGCCCGCGGGCAGCCTCTGCAACCGCAGGCACTACGCCCCGTTCACCGAGGTCGCGTCGGACCTGGACTCCCTGTCGGCGGACCTGATCTTCGACGCCCAGACCTCGGGCGGCCTGCTCCTGGGCGTGCCCGAGGACCGGCTGGAACGGGCGCGGACCATGCTTCTGGATGCCGGGGATCTGGCCGTGGTCGTCGGCCGCGCCGTGCCCGCCGAGGCAGGTCGTCCGTCCCTGCGCCTCGTCTGAGTTCCGAAAAGGCTTGCCGTAAACCCCGCTTCGACGCATTATTCCAGCATGCGTCCCCTGTTCCGCGAGCCCATCGACACCATCCTCTCCCCATTCCAGAGGTTCTTCCACACCTCCGCGTCCAGCGGCCTGCTCCTGGTGACGGCCACGATCGCGGCGCTCGTCTGGGCCAACTCGCCCTGGGCCGGGGACTACCACGCGCTCTGGGCCATGCCTCTGAGCGTCGGCCTGGGCGGCGCACTGCTGGCCAAGCCGCTGCTGCTTTGGATCAACGACGGGATCATGGCCATGTTCTTCTTCGTGGTGGGCCTGGAAATCAAGCGCGAGTTCCTGGTGGGTGAACTGGCCTCGCCCCGGCAGGCCCTCCTGCCCATCGCCTCGGCCGTGGGCGGCATGCTCGTCCCGGCGGCGCTCTTCTGGGTCTGCAACCAGGGCTCCCCGCACGCGGACGGATGGGGCGTACCCATGGCCACGGACATCGCCTTCGCCCTCGGCGTGCTCTCCCTGCTCGGTCGCCGCGTCCCGGCGACGCTCAAGATATTCCTCACGGCCGTGGCCATCGTGGACGACATCGGCGCGGTGCTGGTCATAGCCCTGTTCTACACCGGAACCATCCACTGGACCTTCCTTGGCCTGGGCCTGCTCCTGCTCGGCTGCATGGCCGGAGCCAACGCCCTGGGGGTGCGCGCCAGCGGGATATACCTCGTCCTGGGTTGCGCCCTCTGGCTGGCCTTCCTCAAGTCCGGGGTGCACGCCACCGTGGCCGGAGTTCTGGCGGCCATGACCATCCCGGCGCGTCCCCGTCTGGGCGGCGGAGCCTACGTCGGCAGGGTACGCGATCTGATTGAAGATTTCCGCCAAGCCAACCGCAACGGCCAGGGCATGCTGGCCAATCCTCGGCGGCACAGAATCCTTCTGGCCCTGCGCCGGGCCGGACGCGACGCCGAGACGCCCCTGCAACGTCTGGAGGCCCGCCTGCATCCCTGGATGGCTCTGGCGGTCATGCCCCTCTTCGCCCTGGCCAACGCGGGCGTGGACCTCTCCGGCGACATGGGCCGCACCCTGGCCCAGCCCCTGTCCCTGGGCATCCTGGCCGGACTGCTCCTGGGCAAGCCAGTGGGCGTGGCGCTCACGGCCCTGGTTCTGACGCGCACGGGTCTCGCGGCGGCCCCCGCCGGAACGACGGCCCGCCATCTGCTCGGCGCGGGCTGTCTGGCGGGCATCGGCTTCACCATGTCCATCTTCATCGCCGGGTTGGCCTTCAACGACCCCGGGGCCGAAACCCTGGCCAAAACCGCCGTGCTGGCCGCGT
This is a stretch of genomic DNA from Desulfovibrio aminophilus DSM 12254. It encodes these proteins:
- the gltA gene encoding NADPH-dependent glutamate synthase — its product is MNEKTKTPKKPKTPRTPMPEQPPFVRARNFLEVTLGYTAELAALEASRCLQCKTPLCRKGCPVEIDIPGFIARLRAGDRDGAYRVLRQTNSLPAVCGRVCPQEVQCEGSCILGKKGEPVAIGRLERYVADSFAAENGCMQLTGETTCALPREIRVACIGSGPSSLTVAGYLSALGVKVTVYEALHELGGVLIYGIPEFRLPKDVVRREVDAMRALDVEFKTNWVGGKTILVRELLDQGFDAVFIGVGAGLPRFMDIPGESLIGVYSANEYLTRVNLGRAYAFPEYDTPVTRGAHVAVFGGGNVAMDAARTALRLGAESVHIVYRRTKGEMPARREELEHALEEGVKLEILANPLRYNGDENRRLVSVTLERQKLGEPDASGRRSPAPTGETFDLPIDTAIIAIGTRPNPILLESTPELKLSKRGYIEVDPETGETSIPGVYAGGDIVTGAATVISAMGAGRRAARSIARKFIGEDAAR
- a CDS encoding sulfide/dihydroorotate dehydrogenase-like FAD/NAD-binding protein — encoded protein: MPYRIVKRKDLIPGQTVLMVVDAPMIAAKARPGNFVILRVNDHGERIPLTIADRDPAAGTITIVFLVVGKSTALLATLQEGQNILDVCGPLGRPTHIEKRKAVICVGGGTGIAAMHHIAKGHHEAGNRVVAVIGARNKDLLLFCDELGSFCPEVLIATDDGSRGHKGFVTEVLQKRLEEDKDIEEVVAIGPVPMMEAVAKVTKPFGVKTTVSLNSIMVDGIGMCGACRCTVDGHVRFACVDGPEFDGHAVDFQELRMRLGQFRCEEKQSFDQFKARS
- a CDS encoding EF-hand domain-containing protein; this translates as MALSSICGGSEITSLLSLAQSAHMDKSDADQAGRLFKEKDTDGSGGLSIDEMRCSQEMFDRFDTNKDGVVSPAEFQEGLKQQRKEAAGQAAEGEMNRNAFLGRIQSGMGQNGDGPEARMASDMLDQYDSDGDASLSAEETGLSAEELAAYDTDGDGLLSSSEIQAGLKADHETMMEQGDNDLAQRIMGELDADDDGSLSTGELGSDTSISAFDTNGDGQVSAEELVAGLKSRREEMAAQMGAPTQTADSGETTTASTDAASGSGGSGGSSSSSTDEMDTNGDGTVSMEEFLAWMEKHGNAQAGGSASLSGNLFLKALSAYKEQADSTIYSIFGDTIGSGLAATA
- a CDS encoding heavy metal translocating P-type ATPase: MDTTQKQHARVTGMHCAACSARVERGVAALPGVASAQVNLAAESLDVSWDPAALRPEDIKAAVEDMGYGLEFAPSESRLDLRVTGMHCAACSARVERTVAALPGVTSAQVNLAAETAGILYDPASIGPRAIREAIREAGYGTEALAGTSDFEKHRQETLERVRAQGRALIPAFALALPVFLLSMGHMMGLTLPAFLAPDSAPLTFALVQAALTAPVLWIGRNFYRFGIPALLRRAPNMDSLVALGTGAAFLYSLWNTLEIALGRHELAHDLYFESAAVLVTLISLGKYLEARSKLKTTDAVRALMDLAPRTATLLRDGAQVEVPVDELEPGDELVVKPGERIPVDARILKGSTRIDESMLTGEPLPAARAEGDAVVGGTLNTTGALTLRAERVGQDTMLARIVRLVQEAQGSKAPIANLADRVSYYFVPAVMAVAALAFLGWHLSGAGFDFSLRVFVAVMVIACPCAMGLAVPTSIMVGTGRGAQLGVLIKSGGALQKAGEITAVVFDKTGTLTHGKPELTDLEVLPEAGISEAEALTLAGSAESLSEHPLAKAVTASAQTRGAALSEPESFESVTGRGVRARVMGRSLLLGNRALLTEAGVAIPPEMDSLSTRFSGQARTALHLAVDGRAAAVLAVADKLKDEAPEVVARLKALGFSVVMLTGDDEITAQAVAREAGIEEVVAGVLPDRKAAEIEKLQQRGLVTAMAGDGINDAPALARADLGVAMGSGIDVAVESGDIVLMTGDLRGVLTALGLSRATLRNIRQNLFWAFAFNTVGIPVAAGVLHAFGGPTLSPMIAGTAMALSSVFVVSNALRLRFFRPGDQ
- a CDS encoding heavy-metal-associated domain-containing protein, producing MAEKKIVVKGMSCGHCAGAVTKTLETTEGIRNVKVNLATGEVTYEEVNPVDAATISAKIKKAGYEVAG
- a CDS encoding cation-translocating P-type ATPase, producing the protein MENSSPQRLWHRLEANETLTALDSSIEGLTPQEAEARLGAYGPNILAEQDGINYAAILLGQVANPLIFILLIAAGVTAAMGEVIDSGVIIAILVINGLIGFFQEIRAEQSVRALRRMVNPRVHVVRGGREMEIDGSLLVPGDVVLLVSGVLVPADLRLLQTVELRVDESMLTGESLPAEKNPERLEEENLPPGDQRNMAFMGTIVSGGRARGLVVRTGASTVLGGIAGDIRGIGTVRAPIQEKIARFGHLIGYVVMAASALLFMLGIGVGESLRDMFMTAVAAAVAAVPEGLPIVVTVALAVGVGRMARAKAIVRKLPAVETLGSATVICTDKTGTLTMNEMTVRKIFDGSRHWVAEGTGYDPAGALQFESGPDSDREDLLRLLRVGLLCNESSLIMEDDRYTIRGDPTEGALIVSALKAGLSLDGEQTAHPQLALLPFESERGYMATLHLQGNRKTLFVKGGLDRLMDLCPECSRAGSLRGTLTRIAGEFAREGLRVLAFAVKDMPPETLTVTEKDVTGGMTFLGLQGMIDPPRPEALEAVSGCLRSGIRVLMITGDHADTALAVARQLGIAREGDQALTGRELAVMADDELILRLNDTAVFARIAPEHKLRIVERLKARGEIVAVTGDGVNDAPALKAAHIGIAMGRTGTDVAKEAADMILADDNFASIYRAVGEGRVVFDNLRKAVFFLIPTGIAAIWSILVTVLLGIPMPYLPAQILWINLVTNGLQDVSLAFEPGDPDALNRPPRPPREPVMSSLLWQRTVLVSIVISVGVILVYLGARAAGAELDRARTLAMTTMVFFQFFQAWNSRSETRSVFSIPAFSNPLLFGSMVLATLAQIAAVYAPPLQWVFRTTPLSLPDWMLVLAVSASVIFVVEIDKALRRRYGIMKSS
- the selD gene encoding selenide, water dikinase SelD, which codes for MPRYDLVRSVRAAGUAAKIPPGDLEEALAGLSKSPDPRILAGAGGEHEDACVLSFPPGKALVQTVDFLTPLVNDPYEFGRIAAANSLSDVYAMGGEPWSAMNIVCFPQGKMPSWVLQDILRGGRDAVLEAGAAPAGGHSVTDDELKFGLAVSGVVDPGRVAVKGGLRPGDLLVLTKPLGIGVLATAVKADWQGCAEFERTIVRWCSRLNAAGARVIRELGLVAATDVTGFGLGGHALEMARSSRLAVELRVADAPFLDHVRELAGMGLMPAGSLCNRRHYAPFTEVASDLDSLSADLIFDAQTSGGLLLGVPEDRLERARTMLLDAGDLAVVVGRAVPAEAGRPSLRLV